A part of Streptomyces sp. NBC_01235 genomic DNA contains:
- a CDS encoding aldo/keto reductase, translating to MERRTIGAGALEVGAVGLGCMPMSWAYSGSRQRGDESLRAVHRALDEGSSLLDTADMYGPFTNELLLGRVLKERREDAFVSTKVGLLVGEQHIVANGRPGYVKRACDASLRRLQTDVIDLYQLHRADPEVPVEETWGAMAELVRAGKVRALGLCAVGARGGRRSQGRLYDGTIRQLRRVQQVFPVSAVEAELSVWSPEALDTLLPWCEARGVGFLAAMPLGNGFLTGTLTPGEGFEPDDMRARHPRFTAEMMAANQPIVAGLRRIAARHGESVTAAQVALAWVLAQGRHVVPVPGAKQERWVAENAQASGLRLTPQDLTEVAELPGARGSWE from the coding sequence GTGGAGCGCAGGACGATCGGCGCGGGGGCGCTCGAGGTGGGGGCCGTCGGTCTCGGGTGCATGCCGATGAGCTGGGCGTACAGCGGGTCGCGGCAGCGTGGCGACGAGTCGCTCAGGGCGGTGCACCGGGCGTTGGATGAGGGTTCGTCCCTGCTGGACACCGCCGACATGTACGGCCCGTTCACCAACGAGCTGTTGCTGGGGCGGGTGTTGAAGGAGCGGCGCGAGGACGCGTTCGTGTCGACGAAGGTGGGGCTGCTCGTCGGTGAGCAGCACATCGTGGCCAATGGCCGCCCCGGGTATGTGAAACGGGCCTGCGACGCCTCCCTCCGGCGCCTGCAGACGGACGTCATCGACCTCTACCAACTGCACCGCGCGGACCCCGAGGTCCCGGTCGAGGAGACGTGGGGCGCGATGGCCGAGCTCGTCCGGGCGGGCAAGGTGCGGGCGCTGGGGCTGTGCGCGGTGGGGGCCCGGGGTGGTCGCCGCTCCCAGGGGCGGCTCTACGACGGAACGATTCGGCAGTTGCGGCGGGTCCAGCAGGTCTTCCCGGTGAGCGCGGTGGAGGCGGAGCTGTCCGTGTGGTCGCCGGAGGCGCTGGACACGCTGCTGCCGTGGTGCGAGGCGCGCGGGGTCGGATTCCTGGCGGCGATGCCGCTCGGCAACGGCTTCCTCACCGGCACGCTGACGCCGGGCGAGGGCTTCGAGCCGGACGACATGCGGGCCCGCCACCCCCGGTTCACCGCCGAGATGATGGCCGCGAACCAGCCGATCGTCGCCGGCCTGCGCCGGATCGCCGCCCGGCACGGCGAGTCCGTGACGGCCGCGCAGGTGGCCCTGGCCTGGGTGCTGGCGCAGGGCCGGCACGTGGTGCCGGTCCCGGGCGCCAAGCAGGAGCGCTGGGTGGCGGAGAACGCGCAGGCGTCCGGTCTGCGTCTGACGCCGCAGGACCTGACGGAGGTGGCGGAACTGCCGGGAGCACGGGGATCGTGGGAGTGA
- a CDS encoding PQQ-dependent sugar dehydrogenase yields MIVQRRAVSAVLAASALLVTAGCSSDAEESPGASASASPGRKAAQTSPAAEETPPAKGTVKVVRTVAEGLNTPWGLAPLPEGGLLVASRDEGTITRVDEKTGRKTELGEVPGVSAAGEGGLLGLALSPDYASDHMVYAYFTSASDNRIVRMIYDTKRPAGDQLGAPDTVFKGIPKGMIHNGGRIAFGPDGMLYAGTGESGDRGLAQDKKSLGGKILRLTPEGEPAAGNPFPDSPVYSYGHRNVQGLAWDSKQRLFASEFGQNTWDELNAIMPGADYGWPAAEGRSEDAKYRNPTAQWHTDDASPSGIAYAEGSIWMAGLKGQRLWRIPLKGTAASADPQAFLKGEYGRLRTVVSAGGDKLWVTTSNTDGRGDPKTGDDRILELEVS; encoded by the coding sequence ATGATCGTGCAACGTCGAGCTGTGTCGGCCGTGTTGGCCGCGAGCGCTCTGCTGGTGACGGCCGGCTGTTCCTCCGACGCCGAGGAGTCGCCGGGCGCCTCCGCCAGCGCGTCCCCGGGGCGCAAGGCCGCGCAGACCTCCCCGGCCGCCGAGGAGACCCCGCCCGCGAAGGGCACGGTCAAGGTGGTGCGCACGGTCGCCGAGGGCCTGAACACCCCCTGGGGCCTGGCCCCGCTCCCCGAGGGCGGCCTGCTGGTTGCCTCGCGCGACGAGGGGACGATCACACGGGTCGACGAGAAGACGGGCCGAAAGACCGAGCTGGGTGAGGTGCCGGGCGTCTCCGCCGCGGGCGAGGGCGGCCTGCTGGGCCTGGCCCTCTCCCCCGACTACGCCTCGGACCACATGGTCTACGCGTACTTCACCTCGGCCTCGGACAACCGGATCGTCCGCATGATCTACGACACGAAGCGGCCCGCCGGGGACCAGCTGGGGGCGCCCGACACGGTCTTCAAGGGCATCCCCAAGGGCATGATCCACAACGGTGGCCGGATCGCGTTCGGCCCGGACGGCATGCTCTACGCCGGCACGGGCGAGAGCGGCGACCGGGGCCTGGCCCAGGACAAGAAGTCCCTGGGCGGCAAGATCCTGCGGCTGACCCCGGAGGGCGAACCGGCCGCCGGCAACCCGTTCCCGGACTCCCCGGTGTACTCGTACGGCCACCGCAATGTGCAGGGTCTGGCCTGGGACTCCAAACAGCGCCTGTTCGCCTCGGAGTTCGGGCAGAACACGTGGGACGAGCTGAACGCGATCATGCCGGGCGCCGACTACGGCTGGCCGGCGGCGGAGGGCAGGTCCGAGGACGCGAAGTACCGCAACCCGACAGCCCAGTGGCACACCGACGACGCCTCGCCCAGTGGCATCGCCTACGCGGAGGGCTCGATCTGGATGGCGGGGCTGAAGGGGCAGCGCCTGTGGCGCATCCCGCTGAAGGGCACGGCGGCCTCGGCGGACCCGCAGGCCTTCCTCAAGGGCGAGTACGGCCGGCTGCGCACGGTGGTGTCGGCGGGCGGCGACAAGCTGTGGGTCACGACCAGCAACACGGACGGCCGGGGCGACCCGAAGACGGGGGACGACCGGATCCTTGAGCTGGAGGTGAGCTGA
- a CDS encoding DUF6191 domain-containing protein, whose product MFNAFEDLFAPGRKHTRDEQNRLELTREDVGDGDPGRGPIDLTSGKVVVRPPETEAGASEAEAEAGEAAESEAGAEDG is encoded by the coding sequence ATGTTCAACGCCTTCGAGGACCTCTTCGCGCCGGGCCGCAAGCACACCCGGGACGAGCAGAACCGGCTGGAGCTGACCCGGGAGGACGTCGGGGACGGTGATCCCGGGCGGGGGCCGATAGACCTCACGTCCGGGAAGGTCGTCGTACGGCCGCCCGAGACGGAGGCGGGGGCGTCGGAGGCGGAGGCGGAGGCGGGGGAAGCGGCGGAGTCGGAGGCAGGGGCGGAGGACGGGTGA